A window from Vulpes lagopus strain Blue_001 chromosome 23, ASM1834538v1, whole genome shotgun sequence encodes these proteins:
- the ASCL1 gene encoding achaete-scute homolog 1 encodes MESSAKMESGGAGPQPQPQPQPQPQPFLPPAACFFATAAAAVQSAQPQPQPQPQPQPQPQPQQAPQLSPAADGQPSGGGHKSASKQVKRQRSSSPELMRCKRRLNFSGFGYSLPQQQPAAVARRNERERNRVKLVNLGFATLREHVPNGAANKKMSKVETLRSAVEYIRALQQLLDEHDAVSAAFQAGVLSPTISPSYSNDLNSMAGSPVSSYSSDEGSYDPLSPEEQELLDFTNWF; translated from the coding sequence ATGGAGAGCTCCGCCAAGATGGAGAGCGGCGGCGCCggcccgcagccgcagccgcagccgcagccgcagccgcagcccttCCTGCCGCCCGCAGCCTGCTTCTTCgccacggcggcggcggcggtgcaGAGCGCGCAGCcccagccgcagccgcagccgcagccgcagccgcagccgcagccgcagcagGCGCCGCAGCTGAGCCCCGCGGCGGACGGCCAGCCCTCAGGGGGCGGTCACAAGTCAGCGTCCAAGCAAGTGAAGCGGCAGCGCTCGTCCTCGCCCGAACTGATGCGCTGCAAACGCCGCCTCAACTTCAGCGGCTTCGGCTACAGCCTGCCGCAGCAGCAGCCGGCCGCCGTGGCGCGCCGCAACGAGCGCGAGCGCAACCGCGTCAAGCTGGTCAACCTGGGCTTCGCCACGCTGCGGGAGCACGTCCCCAACGGCGCGGCCAACAAGAAGATGAGCAAGGTGGAGACGCTGCGCTCGGCCGTCGAGTACATCCGCGCGCTGCAGCAGCTGCTGGACGAGCACGACGCGGTGAGCGCCGCCTTCCAGGCGGGCGTCCTGTCGCCCACCATCTCCCCCAGCTACTCCAACGACTTGAACTCCATGGCCGGCTCGCCGGTCTCCTCCTACTCGTCCGACGAGGGCTCCTACGACCCCCTGAGCcccgaggagcaggagctgctcGACTTCACCAACTGGTTCTGA